The proteins below come from a single Serratia ficaria genomic window:
- a CDS encoding spot 42 RNA, inhibition of DNA synthesis: protein MFYLSDLLLHVIGFG from the coding sequence ATGTTCTATCTTTCAGACCTTTTACTTCACGTAATCGGATTTGGCTGA
- the polA gene encoding DNA polymerase I codes for MAQIAENPLILVDGSSYLYRAYHAFPPLTNSAGEPTGAMYGVLNMLRSLLLQYQPSHVAVVFDAKGKTFRDELFAEYKSHRPPMPDDLRAQIEPLHKMVKAMGLPLLVTPGVEADDVIGTLALEAEKAGHAVLISTGDKDMAQLVTPNVTLINTMNNSILGPQEVCDKYGIPPALIIDYLALMGDASDNIPGVPGVGEKTAQALLQGVGGLDALYGNLDSIATLSFRGAKTMAAKLEQNKEVAYLSYQLATIKTDVELELSCADLEVSAPDADVLQQLFKQYEFKRWLADVEAGVWLENKKGAGVRTAGAAKPAAAAPEAPKAAAEARLSQDGYVTILDEDTFAVWLQRLKKAEVFAFDTETDGLDTLSANLIGLSFAVAPGEAAYLPVAHDYLDAPAQLDRAYVLETLKPLLEDEKALKVGQNLKFDMSLLARYGINMRGIAFDTMLESYVLDSVGGRHDMDSLADRYLGHKTITFEEIAGKGKNQLTFNQIALEQAAPYAAEDADVTLQLHLAMWPQLQQSAELLTVFNQIEMPLLPVLSHIERTGVLIDPAILAAHSQELAKRLGELEIQAHELAEEPFNLASTKQLQAILYEKQKLPVLKKTPGGAPSTNEEVLAELALDYPLPKVILEYRGLAKLKTTYTDKLPLMINPVSGRVHTSYHQAVTATGRLSSSDPNLQNIPVRNDEGRRIRQAFIAPEGYRIVAADYSQIELRIMAHLSQDEGLLKAFAEGKDIHRATAAEVFGVPLDKVTGEQRRSAKAINFGLIYGMSAFGLARQLGIPRGEAQRYMDLYFERYPGVLDYMERTRQQAAEQGYVSTLDGRRLYLPDVRSSNGMRRKAAERAAINAPMQGTAADIIKRAMIEVDAWLQGQEQPLVRMIMQVHDELVFEVHESVIEASSDRIRELMESSMALAVPLKVDVGVGINWDEAH; via the coding sequence ATGGCCCAGATTGCAGAAAACCCATTAATCCTGGTTGACGGTTCCTCCTACCTCTACCGTGCTTACCACGCTTTCCCTCCGCTGACCAACTCGGCGGGCGAGCCGACCGGAGCGATGTACGGCGTGCTGAATATGCTGCGCAGCCTGTTGCTGCAGTACCAGCCCAGCCACGTTGCGGTGGTGTTTGATGCCAAAGGGAAAACCTTCCGCGATGAGCTGTTCGCAGAGTACAAGTCGCATCGGCCGCCGATGCCAGACGATCTGCGGGCGCAGATCGAGCCGCTGCACAAAATGGTCAAGGCGATGGGGCTGCCGCTGCTGGTCACGCCAGGCGTAGAGGCCGACGACGTTATCGGTACCCTGGCGCTGGAGGCGGAAAAAGCCGGCCATGCGGTGTTGATCAGCACCGGGGACAAAGACATGGCGCAGTTGGTCACGCCGAACGTCACCCTGATCAACACCATGAACAACAGCATTCTCGGTCCGCAGGAAGTGTGCGACAAGTACGGCATTCCGCCGGCGCTGATTATCGACTACCTGGCGCTGATGGGCGATGCCTCGGATAACATCCCGGGTGTGCCGGGCGTGGGCGAGAAAACCGCCCAGGCGCTGCTGCAGGGCGTGGGCGGACTGGATGCGCTGTACGGCAACCTGGACAGCATCGCCACGCTCAGCTTCCGCGGCGCCAAGACCATGGCCGCCAAGCTGGAGCAAAATAAAGAGGTGGCCTACCTCTCTTACCAGCTGGCGACGATCAAGACCGACGTCGAGCTGGAACTCTCCTGCGCCGATCTGGAGGTGTCCGCACCGGACGCCGACGTGCTGCAGCAGCTGTTCAAACAATATGAATTCAAACGCTGGCTGGCGGATGTGGAAGCCGGCGTCTGGCTGGAAAACAAAAAAGGCGCCGGGGTGAGAACCGCCGGTGCGGCGAAACCCGCCGCCGCCGCGCCGGAAGCGCCAAAGGCCGCAGCGGAAGCGAGACTGTCCCAGGACGGCTATGTCACCATTCTGGACGAAGACACCTTCGCCGTTTGGCTGCAGCGCTTGAAAAAGGCCGAGGTGTTCGCCTTTGATACCGAAACCGACGGCCTGGACACCCTGAGCGCCAACCTGATTGGCCTGTCGTTCGCCGTGGCGCCGGGCGAAGCCGCCTACCTGCCGGTGGCGCATGATTATCTGGACGCGCCTGCGCAGCTGGATCGCGCCTATGTGCTGGAAACGCTCAAACCGCTGCTGGAAGACGAAAAGGCGCTGAAGGTCGGGCAAAACCTGAAGTTCGATATGAGCCTGCTGGCGCGCTATGGCATTAATATGCGCGGCATCGCCTTCGACACCATGCTCGAATCCTACGTGCTGGACAGCGTCGGCGGCCGCCATGATATGGACAGCCTGGCCGACCGCTATTTGGGCCATAAGACCATCACCTTTGAAGAGATCGCCGGCAAGGGCAAAAACCAGCTGACGTTCAACCAAATCGCCCTGGAGCAGGCGGCGCCCTACGCCGCGGAAGACGCCGACGTCACGCTGCAGCTGCATTTGGCGATGTGGCCGCAGCTGCAGCAAAGCGCCGAACTGCTGACGGTGTTCAATCAGATTGAGATGCCGTTGTTGCCGGTGCTGTCGCATATCGAACGTACCGGGGTGCTGATCGACCCGGCTATCCTGGCTGCCCATTCGCAGGAGCTGGCCAAGCGCCTCGGCGAGCTGGAAATTCAGGCGCATGAGTTGGCGGAAGAACCCTTTAACCTGGCGTCGACCAAACAGCTGCAGGCGATCCTGTATGAGAAGCAAAAGCTGCCGGTGCTGAAGAAAACCCCGGGCGGCGCGCCATCGACCAATGAAGAGGTGCTGGCCGAGCTGGCGCTGGATTATCCTTTGCCTAAGGTGATCCTGGAGTACCGCGGCCTGGCGAAGCTGAAAACCACCTATACCGATAAGCTGCCGCTGATGATCAATCCGGTCAGCGGTCGGGTGCACACCTCTTATCATCAGGCGGTAACGGCTACCGGGCGTCTCTCGTCCAGCGATCCGAACCTGCAGAACATCCCGGTGCGCAACGACGAAGGCCGGCGCATTCGCCAGGCGTTTATCGCGCCCGAGGGCTACCGCATCGTCGCGGCCGACTATTCGCAAATCGAACTGCGCATCATGGCGCATCTGTCGCAGGACGAAGGGCTGCTGAAGGCCTTTGCCGAGGGTAAAGACATTCACCGCGCTACGGCAGCCGAGGTGTTTGGCGTGCCGCTGGACAAAGTGACCGGCGAGCAGCGCCGCAGCGCCAAAGCGATCAACTTTGGCCTGATTTACGGCATGAGCGCCTTCGGCCTGGCGCGCCAGCTGGGGATCCCGCGCGGCGAAGCCCAGCGCTATATGGACCTCTACTTCGAGCGTTACCCCGGGGTGCTGGATTACATGGAACGCACTCGTCAGCAGGCCGCTGAGCAGGGCTACGTCAGCACTCTGGACGGTCGCCGCTTGTACCTGCCGGACGTGCGCTCCAGCAACGGCATGCGCCGCAAGGCCGCAGAGCGCGCGGCGATCAACGCCCCGATGCAGGGCACCGCCGCGGATATTATCAAGCGGGCGATGATCGAAGTCGACGCCTGGCTGCAGGGGCAGGAGCAGCCGTTGGTGCGCATGATCATGCAGGTACACGATGAACTGGTGTTCGAGGTGCATGAATCGGTGATTGAAGCGTCCAGCGATCGCATCCGCGAACTGATGGAAAGCAGCATGGCGCTGGCGGTGCCGCTGAAGGTGGATGTCGGCGTGGGCATCAACTGGGATGAAGCGCATTGA
- a CDS encoding acyltransferase gives MPKLLAPVIFIISAMLTILVTVLCSIPITLAGIVKLLVPIPAVWRRISAFADFMMWCWCQGLALLLRINWRLRWDIEGLEGLERKNWYLLISNHESWSDIVVLCVLFRNHIPMNKYFLKQQLAWVPFVGLACWALDMPFMKRYSRAYLLKHPERRGKDIETTRRSCEKFRQRPTTIVNFVEGSRFTEAKKIKTRSPYRNLLAPKAAGIAFTLSALGSQFDKVLNVTLLYPENNAHPFMDMLCGRLTRIVVRIEMLPIDETMHGDYFNDKLFKRRFQLWLNRLWQEKDRLLDKLKRQYG, from the coding sequence ATGCCAAAATTGTTAGCCCCTGTTATTTTTATCATTTCTGCCATGCTTACCATTTTGGTGACGGTGCTGTGTTCGATCCCCATCACGCTGGCCGGTATCGTAAAGCTATTGGTGCCCATCCCCGCCGTTTGGCGGCGTATCTCCGCCTTTGCCGATTTTATGATGTGGTGCTGGTGCCAGGGGCTGGCGCTGTTATTGCGCATTAACTGGCGGCTGCGTTGGGATATTGAAGGTCTCGAAGGGCTGGAACGTAAAAACTGGTATCTGCTGATCAGCAATCATGAAAGCTGGTCGGATATTGTGGTGCTGTGCGTATTGTTCAGAAACCATATCCCTATGAATAAATATTTCCTCAAGCAGCAGCTGGCCTGGGTACCCTTCGTCGGCTTGGCCTGCTGGGCGCTGGATATGCCGTTTATGAAACGCTACTCGCGCGCCTATTTGCTCAAGCATCCGGAAAGGCGCGGCAAGGATATCGAGACCACGCGCCGCTCCTGCGAGAAGTTTCGCCAGCGGCCGACCACCATCGTCAATTTTGTCGAGGGCTCGCGCTTCACCGAAGCCAAGAAAATTAAAACCCGTTCACCCTATCGCAATTTGCTGGCGCCAAAAGCCGCCGGCATCGCCTTTACGCTGAGCGCATTGGGCAGCCAGTTCGACAAGGTACTGAATGTCACCCTGCTTTATCCGGAAAATAACGCCCATCCCTTTATGGATATGCTGTGCGGGCGGCTGACGCGTATCGTGGTGAGAATCGAAATGCTACCGATCGATGAGACCATGCATGGCGACTACTTCAATGACAAGCTGTTCAAACGGCGTTTCCAACTGTGGCTGAACAGGCTGTGGCAGGAGAAAGATCGGCTGTTGGATAAACTGAAACGGCAATATGGATAA
- the dsbA gene encoding thiol:disulfide interchange protein DsbA yields the protein MKKIWLALVGMVMAFSASAAQFSDGTQYVTLDKPVTGEPQVLEFFSFYCPHCYQFEQVYHVSENVKKALPVGTKMTKYHVEFLGPLGKQLTQAWAVAMALGVEDKVSPLMFEAVQKTQTVQTPDDIRNVFVKAGVSAADYDAAWNSFVVKSLVVQQEKAAEDLQLRGVPAVFVNGKYMVKNDGLDTSSMDAYVKQFADVVKFLSQQK from the coding sequence ATGAAGAAAATATGGTTGGCGCTCGTTGGCATGGTGATGGCGTTCAGCGCCTCTGCCGCGCAGTTTAGCGATGGTACGCAATACGTGACTCTGGACAAGCCGGTAACCGGCGAGCCGCAGGTGCTGGAGTTCTTCTCCTTCTATTGCCCGCACTGCTATCAGTTCGAGCAGGTTTATCACGTGTCTGAAAACGTGAAAAAGGCGCTGCCTGTCGGCACCAAGATGACCAAATACCACGTTGAGTTCCTGGGCCCGTTGGGCAAGCAGCTGACCCAGGCCTGGGCGGTTGCGATGGCGCTGGGCGTAGAAGACAAGGTCAGCCCGCTGATGTTTGAAGCGGTGCAGAAGACCCAGACGGTGCAAACCCCGGATGATATCCGCAATGTGTTCGTGAAAGCGGGCGTGAGCGCGGCGGACTATGATGCGGCCTGGAACAGCTTCGTGGTGAAATCCCTGGTGGTTCAGCAGGAAAAAGCGGCGGAAGATCTGCAGTTGCGCGGCGTGCCGGCGGTATTTGTTAATGGCAAATACATGGTTAAAAACGACGGCCTGGACACCAGCTCGATGGATGCCTACGTGAAGCAGTTTGCTGACGTGGTTAAATTCCTCAGCCAGCAGAAGTAA